The proteins below come from a single Tigriopus californicus strain San Diego chromosome 3, Tcal_SD_v2.1, whole genome shotgun sequence genomic window:
- the LOC131877601 gene encoding tyrosine 3-monooxygenase-like, whose product MINGNTPQPSAPNDNHKMSSNGDGVIGEGYNEPGTAEEEESENFDPNAPEDTNLMAKKNRDRFAINKSYSIENGYQGTKRNLVNDAKFETKVHLETKKNWLQAVRQQSEELADEELGDDDVFVLESIAEAKKNEDDRLRVTMVISLKETINSLSKILKIIEINKGDISHMETRESQITNASVDVLLKIDIKQGNLLHFLKALKRCSSLNSVQLLSSKAVNLKFPWFPRHISELDQCNHLVTKFEPELDMDHPGWSDQEYRKRRMEIAQISFNYRHGDPIPRIRYTPDEIKTWKAVFTKVEELLPGRACKTHRRVLELMKKECGYSEDNIPQMEDISMFLKKTSGFTLRPAAGLVTARDFLASLAFRVFQCTQYMRHSSSPHHSPEPDAIHELLGHCPMFADPLFAQFSQEIGLASLGASDKEIENLATLYWFTVEFGLCRENGQVRAYGAGLLSSYGELLYALSDKPELRDFEPASAAVQEYDDQAYQEIYYVAQSFEDAMEKFRRWVAQNMTRPVEMRFNPYTQTIEVIDSVNGMENLISQMRLELNHLNNALGRIKV is encoded by the exons ATGATCAACGGGAACACACCACAACCCAGCGCTCCAAACGACAATCACAA AATGAGTTCCAATGGCGATGGTGTGATTGGCGAGGGTTATAATGAGCCAGGAACCGCTGAGGAAGAGGAGAGTGAGAACTTCGACCCCAATGCCCCTGAGGACACCAACCTGATGGCCAAGAAGAATCGGGACCGTTTTGCCATCAACAAGTCGTACAGCATCGAG AACGGTTACCAAGGCACCAAGCGGAACCTCGTGAAcgatgccaaatttgagaccaaagTCCATTTGGAGACCAAGAAGAACTGGCTCCAAGCGGTCAGACAACAGAGCGAAG aaTTAGCCGACGAGGAGCTGGGCGATGACGATGTGTTTGTTTTGGAGTCGATTGCCGAGGCCAAGAAGAACGAGGATGATCGCCTACGCGTTACCATGGTGATCAGTCTCAAGGAAACCATCAACTCGTTATCCAAGATCTTGAAGATCATTGAG ATCAACAAAGGCGACATCAGTCACATGGAGACGCGGGAATCCCAGATCACTAATGCCAGTGTCGATGTGCTCCTGAAGATCGACATCAAGCAAGGCAATCTCCTTCATTTTCTGAAGGCTTTGAAGCGATGCTCGTCCTTGAATTCAGTTCAATTATTGTCGAGCAAGGCGGTCAACTTGAAAT TTCCTTGGTTCCCGAGGCACATCTCAGAGCTGGACCAATGCAACCACTTGgtgaccaaatttgaaccagAACTGGATATGGATCATCCAGGATGGAGCGACCAAGAGTACCGCAAACGAAGAATGGAGATTGCTCAAATCTCTTTTAACTATCGGCA TGGTGATCCCATCCCTCGAATTCGGTACACTCCTGACGAGATCAAGACCTGGAAAGCGGTGTTCACCAAAGTCGAGGAGCTTTTGCCCGGCCGGGCGTGTAAGACCCACCGTCGCGTCTTGGAGCTGATGAAGAAGGAGTGCGGTTACTCCGAAGACAACATTCCGCAAATGGAGGACATTTCCATGTTCTTGAAAA AAACATCCGGATTTACATTGCGACCCGCCGCTGGTCTGGTGACGGCTCGTGATTTCTTGGCCAGTTTGGCGTTCCGTGTTTTCCAATGTACTCAGTACATGCGGCATTCATCTAGCCCGCATCATTCGCCAGAGCC TGATGCGATTCATGAGCTTCTTGGCCATTGTCCTATGTTTGCGGATCCgctttttgcccaattctcaCAAGAAATCGGATTGGCCTCGTTGGGGGCGTCAGATAAGGAGATTGAAAACTTGGCCACA TTATATTGGTTCACCGTGGAGTTTGGCTTATGCCGTGAAAACGGTCAAGTGCGGGCTTACGGAGCAGGTCTGTTGTCAAGTTACGGCGAGTTGCTCTACGCTCTTTCGGACAAACCTGAGTTGAGAGACTTTGAACCGGCCTCGGCTGCCGTGCAAGAGTACGATGACCAGGCCTACCAGGAGATCTACTACGTGGCCCAAAGCTTCGAAGATGCCATGGAAAAATTCAG ACGATGGGTGGCCCAAAATATGACTCGCCCCGTGGAAATGCGGTTTAATCCGTACACCCAGACCATCGAGGTGATTGATTCGGTCAATGGGATGGAGAATCTCATCTCTCAAATGAGATTAGAGCTGAACCACTTGAACAACGCCCTCGGGCGGATCAAAGTCTAA
- the LOC131877734 gene encoding mitogen-activated protein kinase 1-like: MSQTVSSVPMEEGESPSGATTGVNNLNHGQWKQQAHGAENAMDQAHPSVTKVVEEKVRGNPFKVGPRYTNLKFLGEGAYGFVVSAIDSVTGNQVAIKKVTPFEHQTFCQRTLREVKILTRFTHENIVDLLDILCEDRVDKLKDLYLVQKYMECDLFKLLRSQRLSDDHICYFLYQILRGLKYIHSANVLHRDLKPSNLLLNSNCDLKICDFGLSRIADPGQDHSSPLTEYVATRWYRAPEVMLNAKGYTKSMDMWSVGCILAEMISNRPIFPGKNYLDQIKRIQEVLGSPSLHDTEFIKNPKARTFLLELPKRPRVEWKVTYPKAGPELLSLLDKLLTFNPDQRVTVEQALADVYLKPYYDPTDEPTSETPFNVDMELDDDLNTDQLREMVFIEVQNFKRRVLKETHL; the protein is encoded by the exons ATGTCTCAAACCGTGAGCTCGGTGCCAATGGAGGAAGGTGAGAGCCCATCGGGCGCCACCACCGGTGTGAACAATCTCAATCACGGCCAATGGAAACAACAGGCCCATGGAGCCGAGAATGCCATGGACCAGGCCCACCCAAGTGTGACCAAAGTGGTTGAAGAGAAAGTCAGAGGAAATCCCTTCAAG GTTGGTCCACGTTATACCAATCTGAAGTTCTTGGGTGAGGGGGCCTACGGGTTTGTGGTGTCTGCTATTGACAGTGTCACCGGAAACCAGGTGGCCATCAAGAAAGTGACTCCTTTTGAGCATCAAACCTTTTGTCAACGAACCTTGCGGGAGGTCAAAATCTTGACAAGATTCACCCATGAGAACATTGTAGATCTTTTGGACATCTTGTGTGAGGACCGCGTGGACAAGTTAAAG GATCTGTACTTGGTCCAGAAGTACATGGAGTGCGACCTCTTCAAGCTCCTACGCTCCCAACGGCTCAGCGACGACCACATCTGCTACTTCCTCTATCAGATCTTGCGTGGACTCAAGTATATCCACTCTGCCAACGTCCTCCATCGAGATTTGAAGCCCTCCAATTTGCTACTCAATTCCAACTGTGACCTCAAGATTTGTGACTTTGGTCTGTCACGCATTGCGGACCCCGGCCAAGATCACTCTTCCCCTTTGACCGAATACGTGGCCACAAGGTGGTATCGAGCACCAGAGGTCATGCTCAACGCCAAG GGTTACACCAAATCAATGGACATGTGGAGTGTGGGCTGCATCCTCGCAGAGATGATCTCCAATCGGCCGATCTTTCCGGGCAAGAACTACCTCGATCAGATCAAACGAATCCAAGAAGTACTGGGCTCGCCGTCTTTGCACGACACCGAGTTCATCAAGAACCCCAAAGCCCGGACGTTTCTCTTGGAGCTGCCCAAGCGACCGCGGGTCGAATGGAAAGTCACCTACCCCAAGGCCGGGCCTGAGCTTCTGAGCTTGCTGGACAAGCTGCTGACCTTCAATCCGGATCAACGAGTCACCGTCGAGCAAGCACTGGCTGATGTGTATCTGAAGCCCTACTACGACCCGACCGACGAGCCCACCTCCGAGACGCCCTTCAACGTCGACATGGAGCTGGACGACGACCTTAATACTGACCAATTGCGGGAAATGGTCTTTATCGAAGTACAAAACTTCAAGCGGAGAGTCTTGAAGGAGACTCATCTCTGA